Within the Candidatus Zixiibacteriota bacterium genome, the region CTTTTTCCTCCGGCTGACGGTCTATATAAGGCGGCAACGGTATTTCGCCATACTGCCAGATTAAATCCATCAAATCGCCGTTAGCGGAAAATTCCACTACCCTGCCGCCGGCTTGCGTTCGTTCGCCTATATAGGCTACAATTTTTTCATCCGCAATTTCCACAACCGTGCCTGGCTGAAGCCGTCGTCCCGGTCTGACTAACGCTTCCCATTTGCCGCCATCAATTTTCTTTAATAGAAATATCTCAGCCTTGCCGCCGGTGCCTTTTTTATAGCCATGCAGGCGAGCTGGAAATACTTTAGAGTTGTTTAATACGAGCAAATCGCCTTTTTGAAGGTAATCGATAATATCAGAAAAAACCTTATGCTCGAAAGCATCCTTAGCGCGGTCAATTATAAAAAGCTTTGATGAGCTTCGGTCGCTTTTGGGATAGAGAGCTATTCTTTCCTTGGGAAGACTATAATCATAATCGGAAATATCTATTTTCATTTTTAAAATACCTGACTAAATAAAAAACAGTGGTTAGGAGGATTGATATTATTAATGATGATGCCAGCGGAAACATAAGCTAAAAAGGGCACTAAGACGATTAGTATTTTACCAAAACCGGGCATACTATAACAGATGCTGCTGCAAGCCGCTTTCAGGCTTAATATTCAGATGGTTATAGGCGGATTTACTTACAACGCGTCCCCTTTTGGTACGCTGAAGGTAACCGATTTTTAAAAGGAACGGTTCTACCATTTCCTCGAGAGTATCTGATTCCTCATTAAGGGTAGCCGCTAAGGCTTCAATTCCCACCGGACCGCCTGAGTAATATTCAATAATGGTCGTGAGAAATTTCACGTCGAGGTCATCAAGGCCGGCGCTGTCTATTCCCTCCATCTCTAAAGCCAGATTAACCGATTCCAGGTCGATTTTGCCATCGCTCTTAACCTGCGAAAAGTCGCGTACGCGCCTCAATAGACGGTTGGCTATACGGGGAGTGCCTCGACTTCTATGGGACAACTCATCGCTGGCTTCCGAATCTATTTCAACGCCGAGTATTTTTGCCGAACGTATGATAATCTCGGCCAGTTCATTATCGGGATAGAAATCTATATGATGAAATATGCCAAACCGCGAACGCATAGGCGCGCTTAGAAGCCCGGCTCTGGTGGTTGCACCTATCAGTGTAAATTTCTTTAGCGGGACATTGATAACCCGGGCATAAGCTCCTTTATCTACAATAAAGTCAACCTTGAAATCCTCTAAGGCGGGATAGATAAATTCCTCGACCGCCGGCGCCAGACGGTGTATCTCATCGATGAAAAAAACATCGCCGGTACCGAGGTTGGTCAGTATTCCCATCAAATCACCGGTGCGCTGCAGCGATGGTCCCGAGCTGACTACAAGCTTGGTGCCCATCTCATTGGCGATGATATGCGCCAGCGTTGTTTTGCCAAGGCCGGGAGGCCCGTAAAATAGTATATGCTCATGCGGCTCGGCGCGCTGTTTCGATGCTTTAAGCGAGACTTTTAGCTTTTCAACTAATTGATGCTGGCCGATATAATCGCTTAGCCGTTCGGGTCGAAGCGAGATTATTGCCTGTTCATCATCATCCGAATAAACCGCTGGCGACACTACTCGTTTACGCATATTATGAACTCATTCCCTGCTGTTTGAAAATCTGCTCCAGCATTTCCTCGGCTGATTTATATGTTTTGCCGGTTGCCAGCGCTCTCTCTATCATAATTTTGGCATGCGCAGGATTATACTGAAGCTGCTGCAAAACATCCATTACCTCAGCGGCAAAATCGGGAGCTTTTAAAGGTCCCGATAACGGTTCGGCATCCTGTATGAGAGCAAACTTGGCTACTCGTCCCTTAAGCTCGGCAATAATCTTTTCGGCCATCCGCTTGCCGATGCCGGGAAGCTCAATCAGCTTTTTTGTATTTTCTGTTTCGATAGCTCTGGCGATTATGTTTATCGGCAGCACTAAAGACCTTAACGCTTTTTTGATGCCGAGACCGCTGACATTTGTAAGTATTTGAAAGAACTCCCGCTGAACCGGATCGTCAAAGCCAATCAGACGGGGGAATTGATTGCCGATAGTAGAACCCTCAATATAATAAATTGTATAAAGCTCAACCAGGCCGTCATCTGTTTTTTCCGAAAGCTTATCCAGCAAGCCTGTCGGGAGCATAATATCATAAGTCAGCCCGCTGACCTCAATATAAGCCCGGACAGAATCTACGCCGCTAAGTTTGCCTTTTATTCTGGAAATCAAATTAAACCACCTGTTAATATTTTATACTAAACCGGACTTTCCATTAAGATGATTAATATGACATAACGCCACCGCTAAAGCATCGGCCACATCCGGAGGTTCGGGAATCTCATTTAATCCAAGCTTGTTGGTAATCATTAACTGCATCTGATGTTTTGAGGCGCGTCCATTGCCGGTTAACGATTTTTTTATCATAGTTGCAGCATAGCTGATTACCGGGATTTTGACTGTGGAAGCGCATAAAAATACTGCACCTCTGGCGTGTCCCATGATGATGGCAGTTTTCGGATGACGGTAGTGGGAATACAGGTCCTCGATAATCACCGATACCGGTTTATATTCCTCAAATACTTCCTTTAAGCCCGAATAAATCTCAGACAGACGGTTTGCCATCGGCAGTTTTTTATCTGTTTGGATATAACCGGCATCTTTTAGCCGGACTAATCCATTTGACCATTCCAGCACACCATAGCCGGTGTTGCCAAGGCCGGGGTCAATCCCGACAAATATCCGGCTTTCGCTATTTGAAGACGTCTCATCATGTTTTGATGATTTTTCTATCCGGATAGCTCCTCCAACAACTTCTCATCGATATCGAAATTAGCGTAAACCTTCTGGACATCATCATGGTCGTCAAGGGCTTCAAACAGACGAATCATCTGCTCGGCATGTTTGCCCTCGATTTTAATTGTCGTTTGTGGAATCTGGGTAATTTCAGCAGTTGTCATTTCCACATTGTTTCCCTCAAGCGCTAGGCGGACTTTTTCGAGGTCTGAATAGGTGGTGTAAATTTCATAAATACCGCCATCAGAGGAAAAATCCTCAGCACCGGCATCGATAGCCCACTCCATAAGTTCATCCTCGCTGGCTTTATCTAACTCGACAGTAATGTAGCCTTTCGTGTCAAACATCCAGCCAACACAGCCGGCCTCGCCAAGATTGCCGTTGTGTTTTACGAATATATTCCGTATATCCGCAACCGTTCGGTTTTTAT harbors:
- the ruvC gene encoding crossover junction endodeoxyribonuclease RuvC, which codes for MEKSSKHDETSSNSESRIFVGIDPGLGNTGYGVLEWSNGLVRLKDAGYIQTDKKLPMANRLSEIYSGLKEVFEEYKPVSVIIEDLYSHYRHPKTAIIMGHARGAVFLCASTVKIPVISYAATMIKKSLTGNGRASKHQMQLMITNKLGLNEIPEPPDVADALAVALCHINHLNGKSGLV
- a CDS encoding YebC/PmpR family DNA-binding transcriptional regulator → MSGHSKWATIKRKKGKLDAQRGKTFTKLIKEITVAARGGGGDQEANPRLRTAVAIAKAANMPQDNIKRAIQKGTGELPGVTYEEANYEGYGPGGVAVLVNVLTDNKNRTVADIRNIFVKHNGNLGEAGCVGWMFDTKGYITVELDKASEDELMEWAIDAGAEDFSSDGGIYEIYTTYSDLEKVRLALEGNNVEMTTAEITQIPQTTIKIEGKHAEQMIRLFEALDDHDDVQKVYANFDIDEKLLEELSG
- the ruvB gene encoding Holliday junction branch migration DNA helicase RuvB — translated: MRKRVVSPAVYSDDDEQAIISLRPERLSDYIGQHQLVEKLKVSLKASKQRAEPHEHILFYGPPGLGKTTLAHIIANEMGTKLVVSSGPSLQRTGDLMGILTNLGTGDVFFIDEIHRLAPAVEEFIYPALEDFKVDFIVDKGAYARVINVPLKKFTLIGATTRAGLLSAPMRSRFGIFHHIDFYPDNELAEIIIRSAKILGVEIDSEASDELSHRSRGTPRIANRLLRRVRDFSQVKSDGKIDLESVNLALEMEGIDSAGLDDLDVKFLTTIIEYYSGGPVGIEALAATLNEESDTLEEMVEPFLLKIGYLQRTKRGRVVSKSAYNHLNIKPESGLQQHLL